The Camelina sativa cultivar DH55 chromosome 14, Cs, whole genome shotgun sequence genome includes a window with the following:
- the LOC104744121 gene encoding ankyrin repeat-containing protein ITN1-like — protein MWKVAIWLCFLLNYQDGPWKGKSTVGNTAAFKVCAICNNMALFTSLSIVILFVSIIPYQRKPLKKLLVATHRMMWVSVGFIATAYVAASRVTIPHFPRSRWLFPAIVSIAGGSLTVLFSYLGVETISHWFKKMHRVRGGLPVCFIKKTCVRDIPPITRASSDHTHTMPSLARTSSDLTTSEGSGYFTY, from the exons ATGTGGA AAGTGGCAATATGGCTTTGTTTCCTTCTTAACTACCAAGATGGGCCATGGAAAGGGAAATCAACTGTAGGTAATACAGCAGCGTTTAAAGTCTGTGCAATATGTAACAACATGGCACTGTTCACGTCATTGAGCATTGTTATTCTTTTCGTTAGCATCATACCTTACCAGAGGAAACCCTTGAAAAAATTACTAGTGGCCACGCACAGGATGATGTGGGTTTCTGTAGGGTTCATAGCAACGGCTTATGTTGCGGCATCTCGGGTGACCATACCTCATTTCCCCAGATCACGATGGTTGTTTCCGGCTATTGTCTCCATTGCTGGTGGATCATTGACGGTTCTCTTTTCTTATCTAGGAGTTGAGACAATCAGTCATTGGTTTAAGAAGATGCATCGCGTACGAGGAGGACTACCGGTTTGTTTTATCAAGAAAACCTGTGTCAGAGATATACCTCCCATTACAAGGGCCAGCTCAGATCATACTCATACAATGCCTTCCCTTGCAAGGACATCCTCAGACTTAACCACCTCCGAAGGATCAGGTTACTTCACCTATTGA
- the LOC104744123 gene encoding uncharacterized protein LOC104744123: MADGEETGVHQPNPRLGIIQQQQRLFANRSAIQPPAPVRQDYEIKHSLINLVQNRVFHGLPSESPLDHIEAFERLTSTTRSNGVPYDYLMLTLFQFSLADKALRWLNLLDPGSLTTWAQCRVAFLNHFYTKSRSAKLQSKITTFSQGGMETFCEAWERFKEYLRDCAHHGYTQENLMNIFYGGIEQKYQMALDTASKGDFSTNTANKANALIENLAASNSNHGTDYDRTVRVNAVKTDAIKDLTAKAGGYADFGAETYLEGTEEMNYIGGQGNYQNRGFIQNFRNHPNLSYRSNNVENPQDKVYPPRPQQSNFAQGFQNKGTSFGGSNFQQKPQVNNFPQGYQATAPQAATLQESKLEQMMHALMENQKKNATEVTVKIDSMYSELNGRIESLNSHMRVLENQVEQSAARVKAPPGTLRSGRELTEQQQKEGIDRSNNKTGQSKTQNQENNPDEVPNQASDDIKIPGSATPGGEQPCKPHQPYVPKLPFPMRRKSKIQEREYEKLKSVVGELQVRLPFIEAVRMVPSLKKYMKEILTDKLSLEKGVMYLTQECSSMLQNRMPEKCGDPRPFTLPCTIGDLKFNKCLCDLGASVSLMPLSVATRLGLYTFKPTQVTLVLADRSTRRPEGVLENLPVQIGNRYIRRPEGVLENLPVQIGNC; this comes from the exons ATGGCTGACGGAGAAGAAACAGGGGTTCATCAACCCAACCCTCGGTTGGGTATCATCCAACAACAGCAGAG GCTATTTGCTAATCGATCTGCGATTCAACCACCCGCTCCTGTGAGGCAAGACTATGAGATTAAGCATAGTCTAATCAACTTGGTTCAGAATCGTGTGTTCCACGGGTTGCCGTCGGAGAGTCCTCTAGATCATATCGAAGCCTTTGAAAGACTGACCAGTACGACGAGGTCCAATGGTGTCCCCTACGACTACCTAATGCTGACTCTGTTCCAGTTTTCTTTGGCGGATAAGGCATTGAGATGGCTGAATCTACTGGATCCTGGATCGCTCACCACTTGGGCACAATGTAGAGTGGCTTTCCTGAACCACTTCTACACTAAGTCGCGCTCAGCCAAACTGCAAAGCAAAATTACCACATTCTCTCAAGGAGGCATGGAGAcattttgtgaagcatgggaaaggTTCAAGGAGTATCTTAGAGACTGTGCTCATCACGGGTACACCCAAGAGAACCTGATGAACATCTTCTATGGGGGCATCGAACAGAAGTACCAGATGGCGTTAGACACAGCCAGCAAAGGAGACTTCTCCACCAACACCGCAAACAAGGCCAATGCACTGATAGAAAATCTTGCGGCAAGCAATAGCAATCACGGTACAGACTATGATCGTACGGTTCGGGTCAATGCTGTCAAGACTGATGCTATTAAGGACCTCACAGCCAAA GCTGGAGGATATGCAGATTTCGGAGCTGAGACTTACCTTGAGGGTACGGAGGAGATGAACTACATAGGTGGACAAGGAAATTATCAGAATCGAGGCTTTATCCAGAATTTCAGGAATCATCCTAATCTGTCCTACAGGAGCAACAATGTCGAGAATCCCCAGGATAAGGTCTATCCTCCGCGACCTCAGCAGAGCAATTTCGCACAAGGCTTCCAGAACAAGGGAACAAGCTTTGGAGGATCGAATTTTCAGCAGAAGCCTCAAGTCAACAACTTCCCACAAGGTTATCAAGCAACTGCACCACAGGCCGCAACCCTGCAAGAGAGCAAATTGGAACAGATGATGCATGCTCTGatggaaaatcaaaagaaaaacgcCACTGAGGTGACTGTCAAGATCGACAGCATGTATTCTGAACTGAATGGGAGAATAGAGTCGTTAAACTCTCACATGAGAGTGTTGGAGAACCAAGTGGAACAGTCTGCAGCTAGAGTCAAGGCACCTCCAGGAACACTTCGAAGCGGCAGGGAGCttacagaacaacaacaaaaagaagggATTGACCGATCCAATAACAAGACTGGCCAATCTAAAACCCAGAATCAGGAAAACAACCCTGACGAGGTTCCCAACCAAGCTTCTGATGATATTAAAATCCCTGGTTCAGCTACTCCTGGAGGAGAGCAACCATGCAAACCCCATCAGCCTTATGTACCTAAACTACCTTTCCCTATGCGTCGCAAGTCCAAGATACAGGAGCGAGAATATGAAAAGCTGAAATCAGTGGTAGGAGAGCTTCAGGTCAGACTCCCTTTCATCGAAGCAGTAAGGATGGTTCCATCTCTCAAGAAGTACATGAAGGAGATCCTCACTGATAAGCTCAGTTTGGAGAAAGGAGTAATGTATCTCACGCAAGAATGCAGTTCAATGCTCCAAAATCGAATGCCAGAAAAATGTGGAGATCCAAGACCGTTTACTCTGCCCTGCACAATAGGAGATCTCAAGTTCAACAAGTGCCTCTGTGATTTAGGAGCGAGTGTGAGCCTGATGCCACTCAGCGTTGCAACGCGACTTGGTCTTTACACCTTCAAACCTACCCAAGTCACCCTAGTCCTTGCTGATCGCTCTACTCGCCGTCCAGAAGGAGTATTGGAGAACTTACCGGTCCAGATTGGGAACCGCTACATACGCCGTCCAGAAGGAGTATTGGAGAACTTACCGGTTCAGATTGGGAACTGCTAA